One window of the Desulfuromonas acetexigens genome contains the following:
- a CDS encoding branched-chain amino acid aminotransferase — MNIDIQPLTAKKSLFEDESKLGFGNLFTDRMFLMDYDAGEGWHSPRIVPYGPLSLDPSCAVLHYAQEIFEGLKAFRRPDGNIALFRPRDNFERFNRSAARMCMPELDVDFVLKALKTLIHLESDWVPKSLGTSLYIRPTMIATDPYLGVHPSSKYLFYIILSPVGAYYKNGFSPVKIYISDGYVRSAPGGTGEAKTGGNYAASLKASMEAAALGFDQVLWLDAVERKYVEEVGSMNICFLYDGKVVTSPLKGTILDGITRRSILALVKELGLQVEERALSVDEILEGAGNGRLKEAFGTGTAAVVSPVGQFTYRDRTVTLGDGRMGELTGRLYDMLTGIQYGKLPDQHGWVEMI, encoded by the coding sequence ATGAATATCGATATCCAGCCCCTGACGGCGAAGAAGTCGCTCTTCGAGGATGAATCGAAGCTGGGCTTCGGCAATCTCTTTACCGACCGCATGTTTCTTATGGATTACGATGCCGGCGAGGGCTGGCATTCCCCGCGCATCGTTCCTTACGGTCCCCTGAGTCTCGACCCATCCTGTGCCGTCCTGCACTACGCCCAGGAGATCTTCGAGGGGCTCAAAGCCTTCCGCCGTCCGGACGGGAATATCGCTCTCTTTCGCCCCCGGGACAATTTCGAGCGTTTCAATCGCAGCGCGGCGCGCATGTGCATGCCCGAGCTCGATGTCGATTTCGTCCTCAAGGCGCTGAAGACGTTGATTCATCTGGAGTCGGACTGGGTGCCCAAGAGCCTCGGCACCAGCCTCTACATCCGGCCGACGATGATCGCTACCGATCCCTATCTGGGGGTGCATCCCTCCAGCAAATATCTCTTCTATATCATCCTCTCCCCGGTCGGCGCCTACTACAAGAACGGCTTCAGTCCGGTCAAGATCTATATCTCCGACGGCTATGTCCGCTCGGCCCCCGGCGGCACCGGCGAGGCCAAGACCGGCGGCAACTACGCCGCCAGCCTCAAAGCCTCGATGGAGGCGGCGGCCCTCGGTTTCGATCAGGTGCTCTGGCTCGATGCCGTCGAGCGCAAGTATGTCGAGGAAGTCGGCAGCATGAACATCTGCTTCCTTTATGACGGCAAGGTAGTGACCTCGCCACTGAAGGGGACCATCCTCGACGGCATCACCCGCCGCTCGATCCTTGCCCTGGTCAAGGAGCTTGGGCTTCAGGTCGAGGAGCGGGCGCTTTCCGTCGATGAAATTCTCGAAGGCGCCGGCAACGGCCGCCTCAAGGAAGCTTTTGGTACCGGCACGGCGGCGGTCGTTTCCCCCGTCGGCCAGTTCACCTACCGCGACCGCACCGTGACCCTCGGCGACGGCCGGATGGGGGAATTGACCGGAAGGCTCTACGACATGCTCACCGGCATTCAGTACGGCAAACTTCCCGACCAACACGGCTGGGTTGAAATGATCTGA
- a CDS encoding J domain-containing protein, whose product MTYEELRKARELFGLGERAGLKEIKARHRVLVKSHHPDRNSDHVPERIREINAAYRILTEYCGNYRFCFTQEEFLEQNPEERLRRQFAQDPVWGGK is encoded by the coding sequence ATGACCTATGAAGAACTGCGTAAGGCCCGGGAGCTGTTCGGCCTGGGAGAACGGGCCGGACTGAAGGAGATCAAGGCCCGGCACCGGGTCCTGGTCAAAAGCCACCATCCGGACCGGAACAGCGACCACGTCCCGGAGCGGATCCGGGAGATCAACGCCGCCTACCGGATTTTGACCGAATATTGCGGCAACTACCGTTTCTGCTTCACGCAGGAAGAGTTTCTCGAACAGAACCCGGAAGAGCGCCTGCGCCGGCAGTTCGCCCAGGATCCGGTGTGGGGCGGGAAGTGA
- a CDS encoding carbonic anhydrase: protein MERLFNGYMKFMAEDFERHRQLFQDICRKQNPHTLFIGCSDSRVVPNLITQTDPGELFIVRNIANIVPPYRQTEEYVATTSVIEYAVLALEVDTIVICGHSNCGGCAALNLPPERLDHLPHVRKWLEVSREVKGRVDRLMTGDSPEEREWLTEQVNVLVQMKNLLTYPYVAERYRQGKLNIHGWHYIIETGEIYNFNDATQLFELIS from the coding sequence ATGGAACGACTGTTCAACGGCTACATGAAATTTATGGCGGAAGATTTCGAGCGCCACCGCCAGCTCTTCCAGGATATCTGCCGTAAACAGAATCCGCACACGCTCTTTATCGGCTGCTCCGATTCGCGGGTGGTGCCCAATCTCATCACCCAGACCGATCCCGGTGAACTCTTCATCGTTCGCAATATCGCCAACATCGTCCCTCCCTACCGCCAGACCGAGGAGTACGTCGCCACCACCTCGGTCATCGAATATGCCGTCCTTGCCCTCGAAGTCGACACCATCGTCATCTGCGGTCATTCCAACTGCGGCGGTTGCGCCGCCCTCAATCTGCCGCCGGAACGGCTCGATCATTTGCCCCATGTGCGCAAGTGGCTGGAAGTGTCCCGGGAGGTCAAGGGCCGGGTCGATCGCTTGATGACCGGCGACTCTCCCGAGGAGCGCGAGTGGCTTACCGAGCAGGTCAACGTGCTGGTGCAGATGAAAAACCTGCTGACCTATCCCTATGTGGCCGAGCGCTATCGCCAGGGCAAGCTCAACATCCACGGCTGGCATTACATCATCGAGACCGGCGAAATCTACAACTTCAACGACGCCACCCAGCTCTTCGAGCTGATCAGCTGA
- a CDS encoding PHP domain-containing protein — MAYPHHPQADLHVHTLASGHAYSTINEIAMEAAQRGLRMVAMTDHGPALPGGPHPYHFAALRFIPEMLHGVRVLRGIEANILGVGRLDLDEHLLERLDLVMAGFHEDCGFDGRGVAENTRALLAVMENPRVKVISHPGNPNFPIDHRAVVEGSVATGTALEINNSSFVISRKGSCVNCREIIRLCAELGAPVTIGSDAHIAQGVGEFEVALRELESFGIRWEQIVNRELETALQFLGLAH, encoded by the coding sequence ATGGCGTATCCGCACCATCCCCAGGCCGATCTGCATGTCCATACCCTGGCTTCCGGTCATGCCTACAGCACCATCAACGAGATCGCCATGGAGGCGGCCCAGCGGGGGTTGCGCATGGTCGCCATGACCGATCATGGCCCGGCTCTGCCGGGAGGGCCCCATCCCTATCACTTTGCCGCTTTGCGCTTTATCCCCGAAATGTTGCACGGGGTGCGGGTGCTGCGCGGTATCGAGGCCAACATTCTCGGGGTCGGGCGGCTCGATCTCGACGAGCACCTGTTGGAGCGTCTCGATCTGGTGATGGCGGGGTTCCACGAGGACTGCGGTTTCGACGGACGGGGCGTGGCGGAAAACACCCGGGCGCTCCTGGCGGTGATGGAGAACCCCCGGGTCAAGGTCATCTCCCATCCCGGCAACCCCAATTTCCCCATCGACCATCGCGCGGTGGTGGAGGGGAGCGTCGCCACCGGCACCGCGCTGGAGATCAACAACTCCTCCTTCGTCATCAGCCGCAAGGGAAGTTGCGTCAACTGCCGGGAGATCATCCGCCTCTGCGCTGAGTTGGGAGCGCCGGTGACGATCGGCAGCGACGCCCATATCGCCCAGGGGGTCGGCGAATTCGAGGTGGCCCTGCGGGAACTGGAGTCCTTCGGCATTCGCTGGGAGCAGATCGTCAACCGCGAACTGGAGACGGCTCTTCAATTTCTCGGGCTGGCTCATTGA
- a CDS encoding TIGR03960 family B12-binding radical SAM protein, giving the protein MQTTDISPQITRPARYLGGELGSLRKDPATVELTVALAFPDVYEVGMSHLGLAILYHLLNARDGIAAERVYAPWPDMATELRTTNRPLTTLESGRPLATCDIVGFTLQYELSYSNVLAMLDLAGIPRRRETRSAEMPLILVGGPCAFNPEPLADFIDAAVIGDAEEALVEVAQAVLAAKQAGESRERLLERLAAIEGVYVPSFFAVDYQADGRIAAIRPLREGYVKVRRRFLADLDGAPYPTRPIVPFMNTVHDRVAVEIARGCTRGCRFCQAGYIYRPVRERSPGRIVSIIEDSLAHSGYEEVSLLSLSTGDFTCIEPLLKELMTRHADDKVAISFPSLRVGSLTEGLMEEIKKVRKTGFTLAPEAGSERLRQSINKGITEADLLDTTRSAFALGWRIIKLYFMMGLPTETDADLDAIVDLAGQVKRTGKGTPGGADVNVAVSTFVPKAHTPFQWEAQLGIDETLRRQQRLRDGLRQKKLRLKWHDARLSFMEGVFARGDRRLGAVLEQAVDRGCGFDGWHEHFRFDAWEEAFAACAIEPTWYLRERMEDEILPWEHIDCGIPKSFFAAERRRSRGGDPTPDCRGGKCHGCGICDFETLRMRLIDDVHMPPRPPAREQFTPDQEGRYRLRLRLAKDGRARMISHLEFMNVVQRAVRRAGLPLRFSQGFHPAPRISFPDALPTGVASDAEIIDLELYRPVEAEEAVLALDAQLPEGLRILAGALVDWRTPAPATSIAASVYHVRLPSQPPADLDDRLAAFLAAEHVPALRDKGDGRRVEVDLRPGVVELKRRQGELILTLAKGSPTLLAGHLLGLEIDQARRLDIRKTDVRLVEGAAGAGSEEKFHCEPL; this is encoded by the coding sequence ATGCAAACCACCGACATCTCCCCGCAAATCACCCGCCCCGCCCGCTATCTCGGCGGTGAACTGGGGAGCCTGCGCAAAGACCCCGCGACCGTGGAACTCACCGTCGCCCTGGCCTTCCCCGACGTCTACGAAGTGGGGATGAGCCACCTCGGCCTGGCGATCCTCTACCATCTGCTCAACGCCCGGGACGGCATCGCCGCCGAGCGGGTCTACGCCCCCTGGCCGGACATGGCGACAGAGCTGCGCACCACGAACCGCCCCCTGACGACCCTGGAATCGGGCCGTCCCCTGGCGACCTGCGACATCGTCGGCTTCACCCTGCAATACGAACTCTCCTACAGCAACGTCCTGGCCATGCTCGACCTAGCCGGCATCCCCCGTCGCCGCGAGACGCGAAGCGCGGAGATGCCGCTGATTCTGGTCGGCGGCCCCTGCGCCTTCAATCCCGAGCCGCTGGCCGACTTCATCGACGCGGCGGTCATCGGCGACGCCGAAGAGGCTCTGGTCGAAGTGGCGCAGGCGGTGCTGGCCGCGAAACAGGCGGGGGAATCCCGAGAACGCCTGCTTGAACGCCTGGCAGCCATCGAAGGGGTCTACGTCCCCTCTTTTTTCGCCGTCGACTACCAGGCGGACGGCCGCATCGCCGCCATCCGTCCGCTACGGGAGGGCTACGTTAAAGTCCGCCGGCGCTTTCTCGCCGATCTCGACGGCGCGCCCTATCCGACCCGCCCCATCGTCCCTTTCATGAACACCGTGCACGACCGGGTAGCGGTGGAAATCGCCCGCGGCTGCACCCGCGGCTGCCGCTTCTGCCAGGCCGGCTACATCTACCGGCCGGTGCGGGAACGAAGTCCGGGGCGCATCGTCTCGATCATCGAGGACTCCCTGGCCCATTCGGGCTACGAGGAAGTCTCCCTCCTCTCCCTTTCCACCGGCGACTTCACCTGCATCGAGCCGCTGCTTAAAGAGCTGATGACCCGCCATGCGGATGACAAGGTGGCGATCTCCTTCCCCAGCCTGCGCGTCGGCTCCCTCACCGAAGGATTGATGGAGGAGATCAAGAAGGTGCGCAAGACCGGCTTCACCCTCGCCCCGGAGGCAGGGAGCGAACGCCTGCGGCAAAGCATCAACAAGGGGATCACCGAAGCGGATCTGCTCGATACCACCCGCAGCGCTTTCGCCCTCGGCTGGCGCATCATCAAGCTCTATTTCATGATGGGCCTGCCGACGGAAACGGATGCCGACCTCGACGCCATCGTCGATCTGGCGGGCCAGGTCAAGCGCACCGGCAAGGGCACGCCCGGCGGCGCCGACGTCAATGTCGCGGTCTCGACCTTCGTCCCCAAGGCGCACACCCCTTTCCAGTGGGAAGCGCAGCTTGGCATCGACGAAACCCTGCGCCGTCAGCAACGACTGCGCGACGGCCTGCGCCAGAAGAAATTACGCCTGAAATGGCACGACGCCCGCCTCTCCTTCATGGAGGGGGTCTTCGCCCGGGGGGACCGCCGTCTCGGCGCGGTGCTGGAACAGGCCGTGGATCGCGGCTGCGGTTTCGACGGCTGGCACGAGCACTTCCGCTTCGACGCCTGGGAGGAGGCCTTTGCCGCCTGCGCCATCGAGCCGACCTGGTATCTGCGTGAGCGAATGGAAGATGAAATCCTCCCCTGGGAGCACATCGACTGCGGCATCCCCAAGAGCTTCTTCGCCGCCGAGCGTCGCCGCTCGCGGGGGGGCGACCCCACCCCCGACTGCCGGGGGGGCAAGTGCCACGGCTGCGGCATCTGCGACTTTGAAACCTTACGCATGCGTCTGATCGACGATGTCCACATGCCGCCGCGCCCACCGGCCCGGGAACAGTTCACCCCCGACCAGGAAGGACGCTACCGGCTGCGGTTGCGCCTCGCCAAGGACGGCCGGGCACGGATGATCTCCCATCTCGAATTCATGAACGTCGTGCAGCGGGCGGTGCGCCGGGCCGGACTCCCCCTGCGCTTTTCCCAGGGCTTTCATCCGGCGCCGCGCATTTCCTTCCCCGACGCCCTGCCTACCGGGGTGGCGAGCGATGCCGAGATCATCGACCTGGAACTCTATCGTCCGGTCGAGGCCGAGGAAGCGGTCCTTGCCCTCGATGCCCAACTTCCCGAAGGATTGCGGATTCTCGCGGGCGCCCTGGTCGACTGGCGCACCCCGGCGCCGGCCACCAGCATCGCCGCCTCCGTCTATCATGTGCGTCTGCCGTCACAGCCGCCGGCCGATCTGGACGACCGCCTCGCCGCCTTTCTTGCCGCCGAGCATGTGCCCGCGCTGCGTGACAAAGGGGACGGCCGAAGGGTCGAAGTCGACCTGCGGCCGGGCGTGGTGGAGCTCAAGCGGCGGCAGGGTGAACTGATCCTGACCCTGGCCAAAGGCAGCCCGACCCTGCTCGCCGGGCACCTGCTCGGCCTGGAGATCGATCAGGCGCGCCGGCTCGACATCCGCAAGACCGACGTGCGCCTCGTTGAAGGCGCGGCGGGGGCCGGAAGCGAAGAAAAATTTCACTGCGAACCACTATAG
- a CDS encoding Rne/Rng family ribonuclease has product MAKELVINTTSHETRVALLESGHIAELYIERTRERGIVGNIYLGKVIRVLPGMQAAFVDIGLEKAAFLYVADVLDEMEAVEQFIEGGSSHAKPEDDGGKPERPPLPPIEDLLQEGQEILVQVAKEPLGTKGARITSHISLPGRHLVYMPTVDHIGISRRIENEEEKDRLRRIVEEIRPLGTGFIVRTAAEGKSEEDLRADMQFLVGLWKEIAQRREDRRATCLIHSDLDVTSKVLRDILTEDVSRIVVDSQVEYNKIVRFLGTFMPKLQYVIELYDETEPIFDAFGLEVEIARALGRKVWLKSGGHIIIEQTEALTAVDVNTGRFVGKHNLEDTILKTNLEAVKEIAFQLRLRNIGGLIIIDFIDMEKEVHREKVHSALEEALKNDKAKTNILKISELGLVEMTRKRVRESIGRTLCEPCPYCEGKGYVKSRVTTVYEIFRDLRREIPGLPGSRLSLLVHPDIAALLYDEERAGIEELEQLFAKQISITARPGYHLEEFEIVME; this is encoded by the coding sequence ATGGCCAAGGAACTGGTCATCAACACCACCTCCCACGAAACCCGGGTCGCCCTGCTGGAAAGCGGCCACATCGCCGAACTCTACATCGAGCGCACCCGGGAACGGGGGATCGTGGGCAACATCTACCTCGGCAAGGTCATCCGCGTGCTTCCGGGCATGCAGGCGGCCTTCGTCGACATCGGCCTGGAAAAGGCCGCCTTTCTCTATGTCGCCGACGTACTCGACGAAATGGAGGCGGTCGAGCAGTTCATCGAGGGGGGCAGCTCCCACGCCAAGCCCGAGGACGACGGCGGCAAGCCGGAACGCCCGCCCCTGCCGCCGATCGAGGATCTGCTTCAGGAAGGGCAGGAAATCCTCGTCCAGGTCGCCAAGGAACCCCTCGGCACCAAGGGCGCCCGCATCACCTCGCACATCTCCCTCCCCGGGCGGCACCTGGTCTACATGCCGACCGTCGATCACATCGGCATCTCGCGGCGCATCGAAAACGAAGAAGAGAAGGACCGCCTGCGGCGCATCGTCGAGGAAATCCGCCCCTTGGGCACCGGCTTCATCGTGCGCACCGCCGCCGAAGGCAAGAGCGAAGAGGATCTGCGCGCCGACATGCAGTTTCTCGTCGGGCTCTGGAAGGAAATCGCCCAGCGGCGGGAAGATCGTCGTGCCACCTGCCTGATCCACTCGGATCTCGACGTCACAAGTAAGGTGCTGCGCGACATCCTCACCGAAGACGTCAGCCGCATCGTCGTCGACTCGCAGGTCGAATACAACAAGATCGTCCGCTTTCTCGGCACCTTCATGCCCAAGTTGCAATACGTCATCGAGCTCTACGATGAAACCGAGCCGATCTTCGACGCCTTCGGCCTGGAAGTGGAGATTGCCCGCGCCCTGGGGCGCAAGGTCTGGCTCAAGAGCGGCGGGCACATCATCATCGAGCAGACCGAGGCGCTGACCGCCGTCGACGTCAACACCGGACGCTTCGTCGGCAAGCACAACCTGGAAGACACCATCCTCAAGACCAATCTCGAAGCGGTCAAGGAGATCGCCTTTCAGCTGCGCCTGCGCAACATCGGCGGTCTGATCATCATCGACTTTATCGACATGGAAAAGGAAGTCCACCGGGAAAAGGTCCACTCGGCCCTGGAGGAAGCGCTGAAAAACGACAAGGCCAAGACCAACATCCTCAAGATTTCCGAGTTGGGCCTAGTGGAGATGACCCGCAAGCGGGTACGGGAAAGCATCGGCCGCACCCTCTGCGAGCCCTGCCCCTATTGCGAGGGGAAGGGCTACGTCAAGAGCCGGGTCACCACCGTTTACGAAATTTTCCGCGACCTGCGCCGGGAAATTCCCGGGCTGCCCGGCAGCCGCCTGAGCCTGCTGGTCCATCCGGACATCGCCGCGCTCCTTTACGATGAAGAACGCGCCGGCATCGAGGAACTGGAGCAACTCTTCGCCAAACAGATCAGCATCACCGCCCGTCCCGGCTATCACTTGGAAGAATTCGAAATCGTCATGGAATAA
- the rplU gene encoding 50S ribosomal protein L21: MYAVIKTGGKQYKVSEGDLLKVEKIEGEVGSTIELSEVLMVGGEEVKIGTPLLPGAKVSARIVEQGKDKKVLVFHSRRRKTQRKMYGHRQPITRLKITGIEA, from the coding sequence ATGTACGCGGTAATCAAGACCGGAGGAAAACAGTACAAAGTTTCCGAAGGAGACCTGCTGAAGGTCGAGAAAATCGAAGGTGAGGTGGGTAGCACCATCGAGCTGAGCGAAGTCCTCATGGTCGGCGGAGAAGAGGTTAAAATCGGGACACCTCTATTGCCTGGCGCGAAAGTCAGCGCGCGCATCGTGGAGCAGGGCAAGGACAAGAAAGTCCTCGTCTTCCACTCCCGGCGCCGGAAGACCCAGCGCAAGATGTATGGACACCGTCAACCGATCACCCGCCTGAAGATCACAGGCATCGAGGCTTAA
- the rpmA gene encoding 50S ribosomal protein L27, with protein sequence MAHKKGVGSSKNGRDSAGQRLGVKRFGGQQVTAGSILVRQRGTTFHPGNNVGCGKDYTLYALIDGVVKFERKDKLRKKISVYTAE encoded by the coding sequence ATGGCACACAAAAAGGGCGTCGGCAGCTCCAAGAACGGCCGCGACAGCGCCGGCCAACGGCTGGGTGTGAAGCGGTTCGGTGGCCAGCAGGTCACCGCGGGGTCGATTCTGGTCCGCCAGCGCGGCACCACCTTTCATCCCGGCAACAACGTCGGCTGCGGCAAGGACTACACCTTGTACGCGCTGATCGACGGCGTGGTCAAATTCGAGCGCAAGGACAAGCTGCGCAAGAAAATCAGCGTCTACACCGCTGAGTAA
- the obgE gene encoding GTPase ObgE, translating into MKFVDEVKIHVKSGDGGRGCLSFRREKFIPLGGPDGGDGGNGGNVWFCVDSGLSTLLDFRYKVHYKAERGAHGMGKNRHGKGGEDLFISVPPGTLIYDDDSGELLADLTAKDQQMLLLKGGMGGRGNARFMTSTNRAPRHTQPGMPGEERNLRLQLKLLADVGLVGMPNAGKSTLISSVSAARPKIADYPFTTLIPNLGVVAYGGYKSFVMADIPGLIQGASEGHGLGTRFLRHVERTNLFLHLVDASSMQEGDPIENFEIINRELERHDPELLAKQQFVVLTKQDITEVRERLSELVPYFEAKGYRVFPLSAATGDGTRALVEAVGLELERLRREGAPEDPPELP; encoded by the coding sequence ATGAAATTCGTTGATGAAGTCAAAATCCATGTCAAGTCCGGCGATGGCGGACGCGGCTGTCTCTCCTTCCGCCGCGAGAAGTTCATCCCTCTGGGTGGTCCCGACGGCGGCGACGGCGGCAATGGCGGCAACGTCTGGTTCTGCGTCGACAGCGGCCTGTCGACCCTCCTCGACTTCCGCTACAAGGTCCATTACAAAGCGGAGCGCGGCGCTCACGGCATGGGTAAGAACCGTCACGGCAAAGGCGGCGAGGATCTCTTCATCAGCGTCCCCCCCGGTACCCTGATCTACGATGACGACAGCGGCGAACTGCTCGCCGACCTCACCGCCAAAGATCAGCAAATGCTGCTGCTCAAGGGGGGCATGGGCGGTCGCGGCAACGCTCGCTTCATGACCAGCACCAACCGCGCCCCGCGCCACACCCAACCGGGAATGCCGGGGGAGGAGCGCAATCTGCGCCTGCAACTCAAGCTGCTCGCCGATGTCGGTCTGGTCGGCATGCCCAACGCCGGCAAATCGACCCTGATCTCCTCCGTTTCGGCGGCGCGGCCGAAGATCGCCGACTATCCCTTCACCACGTTGATCCCCAACCTCGGCGTGGTTGCCTACGGCGGCTATAAATCCTTCGTCATGGCCGATATCCCCGGCCTCATCCAGGGCGCCAGCGAAGGGCACGGCCTCGGCACTCGCTTCCTGCGCCATGTGGAGCGGACCAATCTCTTTCTGCACCTGGTCGACGCCTCTTCCATGCAGGAAGGGGATCCCATCGAAAATTTCGAAATTATCAACCGCGAGCTGGAGCGGCACGATCCCGAACTCCTCGCCAAGCAGCAGTTCGTGGTGCTGACCAAGCAGGACATCACCGAGGTCCGCGAACGCCTGAGCGAACTGGTCCCCTACTTTGAAGCGAAAGGCTACCGGGTTTTCCCCCTCTCCGCCGCCACCGGCGACGGCACCCGGGCGCTGGTCGAGGCCGTCGGCCTGGAGCTGGAGCGCCTGCGCCGGGAAGGGGCGCCGGAGGATCCGCCGGAGCTGCCTTGA
- the proB gene encoding glutamate 5-kinase — MRKNLLSHVKRVVVKVGSGVLSNGDGLDRRAIDQLSRDIVELRKRGYEVALVSSGAVAAGKGDLGIVGRPRTIPLKQAAAAIGQSRLISFYEEAFHRHDLKVAQVLLTRDDLANRRRYLNARNTLMTLLDYDVLPIINENDTVVVDEIRFGDNDNLSAMVTNLIEANLLVILSDVDGLYDRDPRDNPEARLLHEVPRITEEIEAMAGGSGSDVGTGGMATKVRAAKRAALYGVGTVILNGREAGMLGRLFDGEPIGTYFLPASNRMAAKKHWIAFTKKPRGKLLLDSGAVTAIVERGKSLLPSGIRGVEGGFDRGDAVRLCGPDGEEFAKGVINYSLAELLRIMGKKTSEIETILGYKYGDEVVHRDNLVLKDQPPTPAEES; from the coding sequence ATGCGAAAAAATCTCCTCTCCCATGTCAAGCGCGTCGTCGTCAAGGTCGGCAGCGGTGTCCTTTCCAACGGCGACGGCCTCGACCGCCGGGCCATCGACCAGCTCAGTCGGGATATTGTCGAGCTGCGCAAGCGCGGCTACGAAGTAGCGCTGGTCTCCTCCGGGGCGGTGGCCGCCGGCAAGGGGGATCTCGGCATCGTCGGCCGCCCCCGCACCATTCCCCTGAAACAGGCCGCCGCCGCCATCGGCCAGAGCCGCCTGATCAGCTTCTACGAGGAGGCCTTTCACCGGCACGACCTCAAGGTCGCGCAAGTACTGCTGACCCGGGACGACCTCGCCAACCGGCGCCGCTATCTCAACGCCCGCAACACCCTGATGACCCTGCTCGACTACGACGTGCTGCCGATCATCAACGAAAACGATACGGTCGTGGTCGACGAGATCCGCTTCGGCGACAACGACAATCTCTCGGCCATGGTCACCAATCTGATTGAAGCCAACCTGCTCGTCATCCTCTCGGATGTGGACGGCCTTTACGACCGCGACCCCCGCGACAATCCCGAGGCCCGGCTGCTCCATGAAGTACCGCGCATCACCGAGGAGATCGAGGCGATGGCCGGCGGCTCCGGCAGCGACGTCGGCACCGGCGGCATGGCCACCAAGGTCCGGGCGGCCAAGCGCGCCGCTCTCTACGGCGTCGGCACGGTCATCCTCAACGGCCGCGAGGCGGGGATGCTCGGCCGGCTCTTCGACGGCGAGCCGATCGGCACCTACTTTCTCCCGGCCAGCAACCGCATGGCCGCGAAAAAACACTGGATCGCCTTCACCAAGAAGCCGCGGGGCAAGCTGCTGCTCGACAGCGGCGCCGTGACCGCCATCGTCGAGCGCGGCAAGAGCCTGCTCCCCTCGGGGATTCGCGGGGTCGAAGGAGGCTTCGACCGGGGGGACGCGGTGCGGCTGTGCGGCCCGGACGGCGAGGAATTCGCCAAGGGGGTGATCAACTATTCCCTGGCCGAGCTGTTGCGCATCATGGGCAAGAAAACCTCGGAAATCGAAACGATTCTCGGCTATAAATATGGGGACGAAGTGGTTCACCGGGACAACCTGGTGCTGAAAGACCAGCCCCCCACGCCCGCCGAGGAAAGCTGA